One Ricinus communis isolate WT05 ecotype wild-type chromosome 7, ASM1957865v1, whole genome shotgun sequence genomic region harbors:
- the LOC8281203 gene encoding protein trichome birefringence-like 14 isoform X1, whose product MKGTNYLRLRGRHLSVTLLTLTFTTIFLWAWEKNPFVSTPDQFSFHSSDFAVDSPKDPSSSVSLNPKEHVEEVSSQPVISEEMESPKKISGASPMNFTPSTASESEDNGDRMSSAEIKACNYARGRWVADSRRPLYSGFGCKQWLSEMWACRLTQRTDFSYEGYRWQPQNCKMTQFEPNQFLKRMQDKIIAFIGDSLGRQQFQSMMCMTTGGEWRLDVEDVGAEYGLVKPRGAIRPDGWAYRFSNTNTTILYYWSASLADLEPLNITDPTTDVAMHLDRAPAFMRQYLHRFDVLVLNTGHHWNRGKLKANRWVMYVDGKPVEDRKLAEIGNAKNFTVHSIIRWLDSQLPSHPQLVAFFRTISPRHFRNGDWNSGGNCDNTTPLTGGSKVSQDESSDAVVWGAVKGTNVKLLDVTALSELRDEGHISRYSVKATQGVNDCLHWCLPGIPDTWNELLAAQI is encoded by the exons ATGAAAGGAACAAATTATTTGAGATTGAGAGGGAGGCATCTTTCAGTTACTCTGCTCACTCTTACTTTTACAACAATTTTCCTTTGGGCGTGGGAGAAGAATCCTTTTGTCTCTACTCCAGACCAATTTAGCTTTCATTCTTCAG ATTTTGCTGTTGACTCCCCAAAAGATCCCTCTTCTTCTGTGTCTTTGAACCCAAAGGAGCATGTTGAAGAAGTAAGTTCTCAACCTGTAATTTCAGAAGAAATGGAAAGCCCAAAGAAAATCTCTGGTGCATCACCAATGAACTTTACCCCCTCTACTGCTTCTGAAAGCGAAGATAATGGAGATAGGATGTCCTCTGCTGAGATAAAAG CCTGCAACTATGCCAGGGGTAGATGGGTGGCAGACAGTAGGCGGCCGTTGTATTCTGGGTTTGGATGTAAACAATGGTTATCAGAAATGTGGGCATGTAGACTGACACAACGAACTGATTTTTCCTATGAGGGATACAGGTGGCAGCCCCAAAATTGCAAAATGACACAGTTTGAGCCGAATCAATTCTTGAAAAG GATGCAGGACAAAATCATTGCATTTATTGGAGATTCATTGGGCAGGCAACAATTTCAATCTATGATGTGCATGACTACGGGTGGGGAATGGAGGCTAGATGTTGAGGATGTGGGAGCTGAATATGGTCTTGTCAAGCCACGTGGAGCTATTCGTCCTGATGGGTGGGCGTACCGATTCTCAAATACTAATACCACCATTTTATACTACTGGTCAGCAAGCCTTGCAGATCTAGAGCCCTTGAACATTACTGATCCAACTACTGATGTTGCCATGCATTTGGACCGTGCACCAGCTTTCATGAGACAATATCTCCATCGGTTTGATGTGTTGGTTCTCAACACAGGACATCACTGGAACAGAGGGAAGCTTAAAGCAAACCGTTGGGTGATGTACGTAGATGGGAAGCCCGTCGAAGATAGAAAACTTGCAGAAATAGGAAATGCAAAGAATTTTACAGTACATAGTATCATCAGGTGGCTTGATTCACAACTTCCTTCTCATCCCCAACTTGTAGCTTTCTTTAGGACCATCTCACCAAGGCATTTCCGTAATGGGGACTGGAATAGCGGGGGCAACTGCGACAACACCACTCCATTGACTGGAGGGAGCAAAGTTTCGCAGGATGAATCAAGCGATGCAGTTGTCTGGGGTGCTGTTAAGGGGACAAATGTAAAACTTTTGGATGTTACTGCTTTGTCTGAGCTAAGAGATGAGGGTCACATTTCGCGGTACAGTGTTAAGGCAACACAGGGTGTGAATGATTGCTTGCATTGGTGTTTACCTGGTATTCCGGACACATGGAATGAACTCCTTGCTGCTCAGATATAG
- the LOC8281203 gene encoding protein trichome birefringence-like 14 isoform X2 → MESPKKISGASPMNFTPSTASESEDNGDRMSSAEIKACNYARGRWVADSRRPLYSGFGCKQWLSEMWACRLTQRTDFSYEGYRWQPQNCKMTQFEPNQFLKRMQDKIIAFIGDSLGRQQFQSMMCMTTGGEWRLDVEDVGAEYGLVKPRGAIRPDGWAYRFSNTNTTILYYWSASLADLEPLNITDPTTDVAMHLDRAPAFMRQYLHRFDVLVLNTGHHWNRGKLKANRWVMYVDGKPVEDRKLAEIGNAKNFTVHSIIRWLDSQLPSHPQLVAFFRTISPRHFRNGDWNSGGNCDNTTPLTGGSKVSQDESSDAVVWGAVKGTNVKLLDVTALSELRDEGHISRYSVKATQGVNDCLHWCLPGIPDTWNELLAAQI, encoded by the exons ATGGAAAGCCCAAAGAAAATCTCTGGTGCATCACCAATGAACTTTACCCCCTCTACTGCTTCTGAAAGCGAAGATAATGGAGATAGGATGTCCTCTGCTGAGATAAAAG CCTGCAACTATGCCAGGGGTAGATGGGTGGCAGACAGTAGGCGGCCGTTGTATTCTGGGTTTGGATGTAAACAATGGTTATCAGAAATGTGGGCATGTAGACTGACACAACGAACTGATTTTTCCTATGAGGGATACAGGTGGCAGCCCCAAAATTGCAAAATGACACAGTTTGAGCCGAATCAATTCTTGAAAAG GATGCAGGACAAAATCATTGCATTTATTGGAGATTCATTGGGCAGGCAACAATTTCAATCTATGATGTGCATGACTACGGGTGGGGAATGGAGGCTAGATGTTGAGGATGTGGGAGCTGAATATGGTCTTGTCAAGCCACGTGGAGCTATTCGTCCTGATGGGTGGGCGTACCGATTCTCAAATACTAATACCACCATTTTATACTACTGGTCAGCAAGCCTTGCAGATCTAGAGCCCTTGAACATTACTGATCCAACTACTGATGTTGCCATGCATTTGGACCGTGCACCAGCTTTCATGAGACAATATCTCCATCGGTTTGATGTGTTGGTTCTCAACACAGGACATCACTGGAACAGAGGGAAGCTTAAAGCAAACCGTTGGGTGATGTACGTAGATGGGAAGCCCGTCGAAGATAGAAAACTTGCAGAAATAGGAAATGCAAAGAATTTTACAGTACATAGTATCATCAGGTGGCTTGATTCACAACTTCCTTCTCATCCCCAACTTGTAGCTTTCTTTAGGACCATCTCACCAAGGCATTTCCGTAATGGGGACTGGAATAGCGGGGGCAACTGCGACAACACCACTCCATTGACTGGAGGGAGCAAAGTTTCGCAGGATGAATCAAGCGATGCAGTTGTCTGGGGTGCTGTTAAGGGGACAAATGTAAAACTTTTGGATGTTACTGCTTTGTCTGAGCTAAGAGATGAGGGTCACATTTCGCGGTACAGTGTTAAGGCAACACAGGGTGTGAATGATTGCTTGCATTGGTGTTTACCTGGTATTCCGGACACATGGAATGAACTCCTTGCTGCTCAGATATAG